One region of Pyramidobacter sp. YE332 genomic DNA includes:
- a CDS encoding aminotransferase class I/II-fold pyridoxal phosphate-dependent enzyme, with protein MPAGRCPTSSNAWRKSAGRASLCHPQLQNPTGRCTSPERRRAVAEIARRYGFFIVEDDPYRELSFDAAPPPSYHSLAPDCTISMGSLSKTIAPGMRIGWLVLPDELVERAVMTLKATALCYPALLHRAAARVLEHPQFDAHVAELCRDLKRRYQL; from the coding sequence ATGCCGGCGGGCCGCTGCCCGACGAGCTCGAACGCCTGGCGCAAAAGTGCCGGCCGCGCTTCTTTATGTCATCCCCAACTTCAGAACCCCACGGGGCGCTGCACCTCGCCCGAACGCCGCCGCGCCGTCGCGGAGATCGCGCGCCGGTACGGCTTCTTCATCGTCGAGGACGATCCCTATCGCGAGCTGAGCTTCGACGCCGCGCCGCCGCCTTCCTATCATTCGCTGGCGCCCGACTGCACGATCTCCATGGGCAGCCTCTCCAAGACCATCGCGCCGGGAATGCGCATCGGCTGGCTGGTGCTGCCGGACGAGCTGGTCGAGCGCGCCGTGATGACGCTCAAGGCCACGGCGCTGTGTTATCCCGCCCTGCTCCACCGCGCCGCCGCGCGCGTGCTCGAACATCCTCAGTTCGACGCTCACGTCGCCGAGTTATGCCGCGATCTGAAGCGACGTTACCAGCTTTGA
- a CDS encoding GNAT family N-acetyltransferase, producing MLDHIRTAGTEDFGALWRFYEDVCRAQERDEYGPDWHLGVYPAAADLKGHVAAGEILTGWKDGRLAAAMAVTGGEDEMYLGVPWPLGAPPEQVAALHLFAVHPDFRGRGAAREMLASLFERARARGLRAVHLDVIEGNLAAEKLYLEAGFAFAGTRRVHYDDLGDTIVRLFEYAL from the coding sequence ATGCTCGACCATATACGCACCGCCGGCACGGAAGACTTCGGCGCGCTCTGGCGCTTTTACGAAGACGTCTGCCGCGCCCAGGAACGCGACGAATACGGGCCCGACTGGCACCTCGGCGTCTATCCCGCCGCCGCGGACCTGAAAGGACACGTCGCCGCCGGCGAGATCCTCACCGGCTGGAAAGACGGCCGCCTCGCCGCCGCCATGGCCGTTACCGGCGGCGAGGACGAGATGTACCTCGGCGTGCCGTGGCCGCTGGGCGCGCCTCCCGAACAGGTCGCGGCGCTGCACCTTTTCGCCGTCCACCCGGACTTTCGCGGCCGGGGCGCGGCGCGGGAAATGCTGGCATCCCTGTTCGAGCGCGCCCGCGCGCGAGGCCTGCGCGCCGTTCACCTCGACGTGATCGAAGGCAACCTGGCCGCCGAAAAACTCTACCTCGAAGCCGGCTTCGCCTTTGCGGGAACCCGGCGCGTCCACTACGACGACCTCGGCGACACCATCGTGCGCCTCTTCGAATACGCGCTGTAA
- a CDS encoding WYL domain-containing protein: MEQSGSRNKIQRVLSLYQRLMGGSTVNKNDEAKRFCVNARSIQRDIDDLRAYLSNAAAEGEILNDVVYDRRSKGYRLRRSENIKLSNSEILAVCKILLDSRAFARREMLAVLQKLIDSSVPKEERKRIEDLIRNEALHYVELRHRRAFIDKLWAIGEAIRDRHYIEIEYRLPKDKTFVTRKLRPVAVMFSEYYFYVAVFIDDEEIRRDLGGPRENFPVIYRVDRIINLKVLGGTFGVPYRDRFEENKLRKRIQFMSGGRLQRVIFTCRTSGAEAALDRLPTAKVLKQKDGVYTIAAEAFGSGIDFWLRSQGDAVAVIRRETLS, translated from the coding sequence ATGGAACAGTCAGGAAGTCGAAACAAGATACAGCGCGTATTAAGCCTTTACCAACGCCTGATGGGCGGCTCCACCGTCAACAAGAACGACGAGGCCAAGCGCTTCTGCGTCAACGCACGCAGCATTCAGCGCGACATCGACGATCTCAGAGCCTATCTGTCCAACGCGGCGGCCGAAGGCGAGATACTCAACGACGTTGTATATGACCGGCGCAGCAAAGGCTATCGCCTGCGACGGAGCGAAAACATCAAACTGAGCAACAGCGAAATCCTTGCCGTCTGCAAAATTCTGCTGGACAGCCGCGCCTTTGCCCGGCGCGAGATGCTTGCCGTGCTGCAGAAGTTGATCGACAGTTCCGTTCCGAAGGAAGAGCGCAAACGGATCGAGGACTTGATCCGTAACGAGGCCCTTCATTATGTCGAGCTGCGTCATCGCCGCGCTTTTATCGACAAACTTTGGGCCATCGGCGAGGCTATCCGCGACCGGCATTACATCGAAATCGAGTATCGACTCCCTAAAGATAAAACTTTCGTTACGCGCAAATTGCGCCCCGTGGCCGTCATGTTCTCCGAATACTACTTCTACGTGGCCGTCTTCATCGACGACGAAGAGATCCGCCGCGACTTGGGCGGGCCTCGCGAAAATTTTCCCGTCATTTACCGCGTCGACCGCATCATCAATCTGAAGGTCCTCGGAGGGACCTTCGGCGTTCCCTACAGAGACCGCTTTGAAGAGAACAAACTGCGCAAGCGTATTCAGTTTATGTCCGGCGGTCGCCTGCAGCGCGTCATTTTCACCTGCCGGACCTCCGGCGCGGAAGCCGCCCTCGACCGTCTGCCCACGGCAAAAGTCCTGAAGCAGAAAGACGGCGTATATACCATCGCCGCCGAAGCGTTCGGCTCCGGCATCGACTTCTGGCTGCGCAGCCAGGGCGACGCCGTCGCCGTGATCCGGCGCGAAACCCTCTCGTAG
- a CDS encoding cation diffusion facilitator family transporter, whose product MNRETRADAPEKTQFEKIATRVSVVCGAGNLLLAAFKFASGAIGHSGAMISDAVHSTSDILGSVIVVAGVKVSARPSDRSHPYGHERLECVAGLILGGILAAVGLLIGWGAVEKIWSGAYRNMPQPGGIALFAAALSIAVKESMFWYTWLRARRIDSTALKAEAWHHRSDALSSVGALIGIGGARMGSPVLEPAASLVICLFIVKAAIDIFKDATDKMVDHACDEATEWALRECVAAQAGVRRIDLMNTREFGSRVYVDIEIGVDGRCSLAAAHAVAERVHDAVETNFPQVKHVMVHVNPL is encoded by the coding sequence ATGAATCGGGAAACGCGCGCCGACGCGCCGGAAAAAACTCAGTTCGAAAAAATCGCCACGCGCGTCTCCGTCGTCTGCGGCGCGGGCAATCTGCTGCTGGCGGCGTTCAAGTTCGCATCCGGCGCGATCGGGCATTCCGGCGCCATGATCAGCGACGCCGTCCACTCTACGTCCGACATCCTCGGCAGCGTCATCGTCGTCGCGGGAGTCAAGGTCTCGGCGCGGCCGTCGGACCGCTCGCATCCTTACGGGCACGAGCGGCTCGAATGCGTGGCGGGGCTGATCCTCGGCGGCATCCTGGCGGCGGTCGGACTGCTGATCGGCTGGGGCGCCGTGGAAAAGATCTGGAGCGGCGCGTACCGGAACATGCCGCAGCCGGGCGGCATCGCGCTCTTCGCGGCGGCCCTGTCGATCGCCGTCAAGGAGTCGATGTTCTGGTACACGTGGCTGCGGGCGCGGCGCATCGACTCCACGGCGCTGAAAGCCGAAGCGTGGCATCACCGCTCCGACGCGCTGTCGTCGGTGGGCGCTCTGATCGGCATCGGCGGCGCGCGCATGGGATCTCCGGTGCTGGAACCGGCGGCCAGCCTCGTCATCTGTCTGTTCATCGTCAAAGCGGCGATCGACATCTTCAAGGACGCCACCGACAAGATGGTCGATCACGCCTGCGACGAGGCTACCGAATGGGCGCTGCGCGAGTGCGTGGCCGCTCAGGCGGGCGTGCGCCGCATCGACCTGATGAACACGCGCGAGTTCGGCAGCCGCGTCTACGTCGACATCGAGATCGGCGTGGACGGCCGCTGTTCGCTGGCCGCCGCCCACGCCGTCGCCGAAAGGGTCCATGACGCGGTCGAAACGAACTTTCCGCAGGTCAAGCACGTGATGGTCCACGTCAATCCGCTTTGA
- a CDS encoding NAD(P)-binding domain-containing protein, with amino-acid sequence MLAAKIGAKARELGGEALDAPVSGGDVGAREAKLTIMAGGRKRRSSWRSRCSPPWAKNGGFRAHGARGSIPRWPTRSPSRPT; translated from the coding sequence CTGCTGGCCGCGAAAATCGGCGCCAAAGCGCGGGAGCTGGGCGGCGAGGCGCTCGACGCGCCCGTTTCCGGCGGCGACGTAGGGGCGCGCGAGGCCAAGCTGACGATCATGGCCGGCGGCCGGAAGCGGCGTTCAAGCTGGCGGAGCCGCTGTTCGCCGCCATGGGCAAAGAATGGAGGCTTCAGGGCACATGGGGCGCGGGGCAGCATACCAAGATGGCCAACCAGATCGCCATCGCGTCCAACATGA
- a CDS encoding GNAT family N-acetyltransferase: MNRLKLIRPDAAHEAQVMDYRRVFLENGEYFAGCAGLEDVENYAEWLDFENRLSKKYGDGYVPSSVFLAVRTEDETLAGILEIRHRLTPFLLRYGGHIGYSVLPSQRRRGCATEMLRLALEECRKLDLDRVLLTCDKANVASARTIAANGGVLENEIEDDVGMGRSGTIQRYWIAVE; encoded by the coding sequence ATGAACAGATTGAAACTGATCCGTCCGGACGCGGCGCACGAAGCGCAGGTCATGGACTACCGCCGCGTTTTTCTGGAAAACGGCGAATATTTCGCCGGCTGCGCCGGGCTCGAAGACGTCGAAAACTACGCCGAGTGGCTCGACTTCGAAAACCGTCTTTCGAAAAAGTACGGCGACGGCTACGTCCCCTCCTCGGTGTTCCTCGCCGTGAGGACGGAGGACGAAACGCTCGCCGGCATCCTCGAGATCCGCCACCGCCTTACCCCTTTCCTGCTCCGCTACGGCGGGCACATCGGCTACAGCGTCCTGCCCTCGCAGCGGCGCCGGGGCTGCGCCACAGAAATGCTCCGCCTCGCCCTGGAAGAGTGCCGGAAGCTGGACCTCGATCGCGTGCTCCTCACCTGCGACAAGGCCAACGTCGCCTCTGCGCGCACGATCGCCGCCAACGGCGGCGTGCTGGAAAACGAGATCGAAGACGACGTCGGCATGGGGCGCTCGGGCACGATCCAGCGCTACTGGATCGCCGTCGAGTGA
- a CDS encoding NAD-binding protein has product MGKEWRLQGTWGAGQHTKMANQIAIASNMMGVCEALAYARTAGLDPQSVLTSISGGAAGSFSMSNLAPRMLKGDFKPGFTSSTSSRTWASPSTARGR; this is encoded by the coding sequence ATGGGCAAAGAATGGAGGCTTCAGGGCACATGGGGCGCGGGGCAGCATACCAAGATGGCCAACCAGATCGCCATCGCGTCCAACATGATGGGCGTCTGCGAAGCGCTGGCCTACGCGCGCACGGCCGGGCTCGATCCGCAGTCGGTTCTGACCAGCATCTCCGGCGGCGCGGCGGGCAGCTTTTCGATGAGCAACTTGGCGCCGCGCATGCTGAAGGGCGATTTCAAGCCGGGTTTTACGTCAAGCACTTCATCAAGGACATGGGCATCGCCCTCGACTGCGCGCGGGAGATGA
- a CDS encoding YadA-like family protein: protein MRCKEAMPQPYSQLTHCAAGRPFASAFGAAPQDALWEDRGPSAWKQRRANTATLSWKNFQEEEHMAENTRIYRNRQRKAGIVAALALSSALLTVGAGYANNSIYIVGGSTSKELLTSGNPSAQLIFEGATVTQAPNGDVTVSGLGGGISSANAGKNITIGDNKINVVDAPTFDGTVTAKGFDATDNKIVNVLAGTEDTDAVNYAQLKAVEDKASSAMQSWKLRVGNQSFDVKNGDNVNFTSSDSNLTIGLNQSIGGGAKTGNVTIALAKNVDLTPEGSLKAGINTLDEDGLKIGSNTTIGDGTAKIGGITINGTGTAGTITGLSNTTWDPSAIVRGQAATEDQLKVLADTPLTFIDNEGNELDRKLGEKLKIYGGATTAGEYSGNNLKTAATDGRLELRMAEAPVFAGRVTAKGFDAAGNKIENVKAGDVSETSTDAINGSQLWGLSSSVSNHFGGGSAVNADGTVSAPSYIIRGGAYDNVGDALSAVDREFGKVYDNFDNVYNQMGELRKDIKNVGALSSALSGLKPMQFDPIAPSQLMAGFGSYRGEWALALGFAHYLKEDFMVHAGVAIADHGESMANAGFTWKIGRKAERDAIPERYRSGPISSIYVMQKENAELQAQVASQAHEIAELKATMQERVERLERMLEDSRRK, encoded by the coding sequence ATGCGCTGCAAGGAGGCGATGCCGCAACCATACAGCCAGCTTACGCACTGCGCCGCCGGAAGGCCCTTCGCTTCGGCCTTCGGCGCCGCGCCGCAGGACGCTCTTTGGGAAGACCGCGGCCCGTCCGCGTGGAAACAACGCCGCGCCAACACCGCGACGCTGAGTTGGAAGAACTTTCAGGAGGAAGAACACATGGCAGAAAATACAAGGATTTACAGAAACAGGCAGCGAAAAGCCGGCATTGTTGCCGCATTGGCCCTGAGCTCGGCTCTACTCACGGTCGGCGCAGGATATGCGAATAATAGTATTTATATTGTTGGTGGTTCTACCTCGAAGGAGTTGTTGACGAGCGGCAATCCATCTGCGCAGCTGATCTTTGAGGGTGCCACGGTAACACAGGCCCCGAATGGTGATGTCACAGTCAGCGGCCTGGGCGGCGGCATCAGCTCGGCCAATGCGGGGAAGAATATTACCATCGGCGACAACAAGATCAACGTTGTTGACGCTCCCACTTTTGACGGTACAGTGACGGCCAAAGGCTTCGACGCTACCGACAATAAGATTGTCAATGTGCTCGCCGGTACGGAAGACACCGACGCGGTTAACTATGCCCAGCTCAAGGCAGTCGAGGACAAGGCCAGCAGCGCCATGCAGAGCTGGAAGCTGAGGGTTGGCAATCAATCGTTTGATGTGAAAAACGGTGACAATGTTAATTTCACATCATCGGATTCCAATCTTACGATTGGATTGAATCAATCTATCGGCGGCGGAGCGAAGACGGGCAATGTTACCATCGCTCTGGCCAAAAACGTCGACCTGACTCCCGAGGGTAGTTTGAAGGCCGGTATCAATACGTTGGATGAGGATGGTCTGAAGATTGGCAGCAACACGACCATCGGCGACGGTACGGCAAAGATCGGCGGCATCACGATTAATGGTACGGGGACTGCTGGCACGATCACCGGGCTGAGCAACACGACCTGGGATCCCAGCGCCATTGTGCGCGGCCAGGCGGCGACGGAAGACCAGCTCAAGGTTCTGGCCGACACGCCGCTGACCTTTATTGACAACGAAGGGAACGAGCTTGACCGCAAACTGGGCGAGAAGCTCAAGATCTACGGCGGCGCCACGACGGCGGGGGAGTACAGCGGCAACAATCTCAAGACGGCGGCGACAGACGGCAGGCTCGAGCTTCGGATGGCGGAAGCGCCCGTATTCGCCGGCAGGGTAACGGCCAAAGGCTTCGACGCCGCGGGCAATAAGATCGAAAACGTCAAAGCCGGGGACGTTAGCGAGACAAGTACCGACGCGATCAACGGTTCCCAGCTCTGGGGCCTCTCGTCGAGCGTTTCCAACCACTTCGGCGGCGGCTCCGCGGTCAACGCCGACGGCACGGTTTCCGCGCCGAGCTACATCATCCGCGGCGGCGCTTACGACAATGTCGGCGACGCGCTCAGCGCCGTGGACCGTGAGTTCGGCAAAGTATACGACAACTTCGACAATGTCTATAATCAGATGGGCGAATTGAGAAAAGACATCAAGAACGTGGGCGCGCTCAGCTCCGCGCTGTCGGGGCTGAAGCCGATGCAGTTTGACCCGATCGCTCCCAGCCAGCTGATGGCGGGCTTCGGCAGCTACCGGGGCGAATGGGCTCTGGCGCTTGGCTTTGCCCATTATCTCAAAGAAGATTTCATGGTGCACGCGGGCGTGGCAATCGCCGACCACGGCGAGTCGATGGCCAACGCCGGCTTTACCTGGAAGATCGGGCGCAAGGCGGAGCGCGATGCGATCCCGGAGCGCTACCGTTCCGGCCCGATCAGCAGCATTTACGTGATGCAGAAGGAGAACGCCGAACTGCAGGCTCAGGTGGCGTCACAGGCTCACGAGATTGCCGAGCTGAAGGCGACGATGCAGGAGCGCGTGGAGAGACTCGAGCGCATGCTGGAGGACTCCAGAAGAAAGTAA
- a CDS encoding C69 family dipeptidase, with protein MVSHSCDSMSDTFQLHLIPAASHEAGAERFLLKEGKGCDAGADPGVIGKIPEVPQTNQYLTSRYSFLNDKGLAMGESTMTMTADDKRSEKVLEVMETNAFGMTNCHIVQDIALERAGTAREAVKVIGDLIDEYGWYEAGETMPITDGDEVWIVEAYGNKMWAAWRVPDDEIFVAANRARLRELDLTDTENVAYAPGMVEYAVEQGFIDAKDVNMKSFSPADVFYPTLRLYSALREWRALTLFAPSLKLDPYAHYFPKSVKPDKPVTVADLFRIYGDWYEGTEFDLSKGPAAGPYGNPNRYRKEIKLGWNDNEFPRAINDYRHTYVQICEVDPTLPEAVRGIVWFGYGAADTTYLTPFWASMKALPEPFTTGTRKGPFDPKSAWWSASACSTSPNCATRTSARRSSTTARPSWKPITSRRTRFKSRRPS; from the coding sequence ATGGTTTCGCATTCCTGCGACTCCATGTCGGACACGTTTCAGCTGCACCTGATTCCCGCCGCGTCGCATGAAGCGGGCGCTGAGCGCTTTTTGCTCAAAGAAGGCAAAGGCTGCGACGCCGGCGCCGATCCCGGCGTGATCGGCAAAATCCCCGAAGTTCCGCAGACCAATCAGTATCTGACCAGCCGCTACTCGTTCCTCAACGACAAGGGACTGGCCATGGGCGAATCGACCATGACGATGACCGCCGACGACAAACGCAGCGAAAAAGTGCTGGAAGTCATGGAAACCAACGCTTTCGGCATGACGAACTGCCATATCGTTCAGGACATCGCCCTCGAACGCGCCGGCACCGCCCGCGAGGCCGTAAAGGTCATCGGCGATCTGATCGACGAATACGGCTGGTACGAGGCCGGCGAGACCATGCCGATCACCGACGGCGACGAAGTATGGATCGTCGAAGCCTACGGCAACAAGATGTGGGCCGCCTGGCGCGTGCCCGACGACGAGATTTTCGTGGCCGCGAACCGCGCCCGTCTGCGCGAACTCGACCTGACCGATACGGAAAACGTCGCCTACGCTCCCGGCATGGTCGAGTACGCCGTCGAGCAGGGCTTCATCGACGCCAAAGACGTGAACATGAAGAGCTTCAGCCCCGCCGACGTGTTCTATCCCACGCTGCGCCTTTACTCCGCGCTGCGCGAATGGCGCGCGCTCACCCTCTTCGCACCCTCCCTCAAACTCGATCCCTACGCCCACTATTTCCCCAAGTCGGTCAAGCCCGACAAACCCGTCACCGTCGCCGACCTGTTCCGTATTTACGGCGACTGGTACGAAGGCACCGAGTTCGACCTCAGCAAAGGCCCCGCCGCCGGTCCCTACGGCAATCCCAACCGCTACCGCAAAGAGATCAAACTGGGCTGGAACGACAACGAATTCCCCCGCGCCATCAACGACTACCGCCACACCTACGTGCAGATCTGCGAGGTCGATCCCACCCTGCCCGAAGCCGTGCGCGGCATCGTCTGGTTCGGTTACGGCGCCGCCGACACCACCTATCTGACGCCCTTCTGGGCCAGCATGAAAGCTCTGCCCGAGCCCTTCACCACCGGCACGCGCAAAGGCCCCTTCGACCCCAAGTCCGCCTGGTGGAGTGCATCCGCGTGCAGCACATCGCCGAACTGCGCTACCAGGACATCCGCAAGGAGATCATCGACTACCGCACGCCCCTCATGGAAGCCGATTACGTCAAGGCGCACGAGATTCAAAAGCAGGCGGCCGAGCTGA
- a CDS encoding cyclodeaminase/cyclohydrolase family protein translates to MILHEMTLPAFVTELASNSPAPGGGSIAALGGALAAGLVSMVGELTRGREKYAAVQADMDALCAKGKKYAETLLKLIDEDTAAFNDFMAAMKLPKDTDEQKAARRAAMQEAAKSTVEVPLRTLNLCAEVAKLALVAVREGNVNAVSDAGTAGQFARAAGTCAAYNVRINLLGIKDEAYAAEKRAAMNAALSAIDAAMAELTELMEKRLG, encoded by the coding sequence ATGATCCTTCATGAGATGACTCTTCCCGCTTTCGTCACGGAACTGGCTTCCAACTCGCCTGCGCCCGGCGGCGGCAGCATCGCCGCGCTCGGCGGCGCGCTGGCGGCCGGCCTCGTCTCCATGGTCGGCGAGCTCACCCGCGGCCGCGAAAAGTACGCCGCCGTCCAGGCCGACATGGACGCGCTCTGCGCCAAGGGCAAGAAATACGCCGAAACGCTGCTGAAGCTGATCGACGAGGACACCGCGGCCTTCAACGACTTCATGGCCGCCATGAAACTGCCCAAGGACACCGACGAACAGAAAGCCGCCCGCAGGGCCGCTATGCAGGAGGCCGCCAAGAGCACCGTAGAAGTGCCGCTGCGCACGCTGAACCTCTGCGCCGAGGTGGCCAAGCTGGCGCTCGTGGCTGTGCGGGAGGGCAACGTCAACGCCGTAAGCGACGCCGGCACCGCCGGCCAGTTCGCCCGCGCCGCCGGCACCTGCGCCGCTTACAACGTGCGCATCAACCTGCTCGGCATCAAGGACGAGGCTTACGCCGCCGAAAAACGCGCCGCCATGAACGCCGCCCTGAGCGCCATCGACGCCGCCATGGCCGAGCTGACTGAGCTGATGGAAAAAAGACTCGGCTGA
- a CDS encoding aminotransferase class I/II-fold pyridoxal phosphate-dependent enzyme produces the protein MADVGNAAGGMFLWCRLHDGVSAMDFAVRARDRWHVAFFPGVCFTPNYEGEDFSLRLTFARQTDAQMAEGVRRIAAALKSFAAN, from the coding sequence ATGGCTGACGTGGGAAACGCCGCTGGGGGAATGTTCCTGTGGTGCCGCCTGCATGACGGCGTCTCGGCCATGGACTTCGCCGTGCGCGCCCGCGATCGTTGGCACGTGGCCTTTTTCCCCGGCGTGTGTTTCACACCCAACTACGAAGGGGAAGACTTCTCGCTGCGCCTTACCTTCGCGCGCCAGACCGACGCCCAGATGGCCGAAGGCGTACGCCGCATCGCCGCGGCGCTGAAGAGCTTCGCCGCGAACTGA
- a CDS encoding NAD(P)-binding domain-containing protein encodes MKRRDSDDFEEDRFVGLGVMGRAMAANLMKAGFELTVYNRTKASAETLLASGAAWADSPAAVMRAAEAVITVVGYPRDVEQVYFGEKGLFAGFALGKLVIDMTPRRRCWPRKSAPKRGSWAARRSTRPFPAAT; translated from the coding sequence ATGAAAAGGAGAGATTCTGATGACTTTGAAGAAGATCGGTTTGTCGGGCTGGGCGTGATGGGGAGAGCGATGGCGGCGAACCTGATGAAAGCCGGTTTCGAGCTGACAGTCTATAATCGCACGAAAGCTTCCGCCGAAACGTTGCTGGCATCCGGCGCGGCATGGGCCGACAGCCCCGCCGCGGTGATGCGCGCGGCCGAGGCGGTGATCACGGTCGTCGGCTATCCGCGCGACGTGGAGCAGGTCTACTTCGGCGAAAAAGGTCTGTTCGCGGGCTTTGCTCTGGGCAAGCTGGTCATCGATATGACACCTCGTCGCCGCTGCTGGCCGCGAAAATCGGCGCCAAAGCGCGGGAGCTGGGCGGCGAGGCGCTCGACGCGCCCGTTTCCGGCGGCGACGTAG
- a CDS encoding iron-containing alcohol dehydrogenase — MRDFVFSYPTVTYFGADAAVRALRAELPKYGRTVMLAYGGGSVKRNGVYGTVMKLLGEANKDVVEFSGIMPNPTYAKVREGARLAREKRVDLILAVGGGSVSDCCKVVAAQALTDEDLWEMKFRFQAAPAQFIPLGVVVTVAGTGSEQNDIAVITNEEKKIKGSMTGAAPSFAALDPAYTLSAPRAQVLSGAFDTLSHCMESYFGKPLDDNLTDEIAEAMMRHVIRSTRALVKDPGDLRVRGELMWAAAVSENGLLKIGKVTDFQAHQIEHQVGAYTNCNHGMGLAVIQPILYRHLYKAAPQRFARWAKNVWGVADRGDDRETALAGIAALEQFVIDVGLPNSFRKMGIADRSFYNAVARSTNIKEGCCRQLTVGEIFDILTECY; from the coding sequence ATGCGCGATTTTGTCTTTTCCTATCCGACCGTCACCTATTTCGGCGCGGACGCCGCCGTCCGCGCGCTGCGGGCCGAACTCCCCAAGTACGGCCGTACGGTGATGCTCGCCTACGGCGGCGGCTCCGTCAAAAGAAACGGCGTCTACGGTACGGTCATGAAGCTTCTGGGCGAAGCCAATAAAGACGTGGTCGAGTTCAGCGGCATCATGCCCAACCCGACGTACGCCAAAGTCCGGGAGGGCGCGCGCCTGGCCCGCGAGAAGCGCGTCGACCTGATCCTCGCCGTCGGCGGCGGTTCGGTGAGCGACTGTTGCAAGGTCGTGGCCGCTCAGGCCCTGACCGACGAAGACCTGTGGGAGATGAAGTTCCGCTTTCAGGCCGCCCCGGCGCAGTTCATCCCCCTCGGCGTCGTCGTTACCGTGGCCGGTACCGGCTCCGAGCAAAACGACATCGCCGTGATCACCAACGAAGAGAAGAAGATCAAGGGCAGCATGACCGGCGCGGCGCCGTCCTTCGCGGCGCTCGATCCCGCCTATACGCTCTCCGCGCCGAGGGCGCAGGTCCTTTCGGGCGCGTTCGACACGCTCTCGCACTGCATGGAGAGCTACTTCGGCAAGCCGCTCGACGACAACCTCACCGACGAGATCGCCGAGGCCATGATGCGCCACGTCATCCGCAGCACGCGCGCCCTCGTGAAAGATCCGGGCGATCTGCGCGTGCGCGGCGAGCTGATGTGGGCGGCGGCCGTGAGCGAAAACGGTCTGCTCAAGATCGGCAAAGTCACCGACTTTCAGGCCCACCAGATCGAGCATCAGGTCGGCGCGTACACCAACTGCAACCACGGCATGGGGCTGGCCGTGATCCAGCCGATCCTCTACCGTCACCTCTACAAGGCCGCGCCGCAGCGTTTCGCGCGCTGGGCGAAAAACGTCTGGGGCGTAGCCGACCGCGGCGACGACCGCGAGACCGCGCTGGCCGGCATCGCCGCGCTGGAACAGTTCGTGATTGACGTCGGCCTGCCCAACAGCTTCCGCAAGATGGGCATCGCCGACCGCTCCTTCTACAACGCCGTCGCCCGCAGCACCAACATCAAGGAAGGCTGCTGCCGCCAGCTCACCGTCGGCGAGATTTTCGACATCCTCACCGAATGTTATTGA